The following are encoded in a window of Lactobacillus panisapium genomic DNA:
- the dnaG gene encoding DNA primase — protein MAGLIPEETIAKVRDNVNIVNVISQYVSLEKKGKDYVGLCPFHEEKTPSFTVNEGKQFFKCFGCGKGGNVFTFLMEKENLTFPESVQKVAEIAHIDVGEFTNKTPKYSNILIKINEEAADFYHRVLLSTNAGKRGLDYAHQRGLTEEIIDHFRIGYAPKQNNLLLTYLRGHDYQDQDLIASGLFVQAQSGELFDRFRDRLMFTLTNEGDYAVGFSGRRLSNDKTEAKYMNSPETKVFEKSNVLFHFAEAKKAARTEGHLVLYEGYMDVIAAYQAGVKSGIASMGTSLTEQQVYMLKRITKNIIINYDGDDPGVHAEERATKLFEKAGGFNLGVVVLPEKLDPDEYVKKYGVEKYRDEIKGALTPTDFYLKRLAKKYNLSNDREKLLYLDEAVREIAQLSNPVEQDLYLEKIARQQRVSLDSLKVNLVKYRRQFNAAQQHKGNQSMISAEQDAPPEIAADTSPANDPVQTRLLYLFIHSEHARDYLLENKFLFPDQNYQKLAELWLNFSETQEKPTVNSFLNFIPSQLQGIIVNAEMTDMPQDFSDRELSEQIHALQMRQVNDQLHDLMNNLQDAKRKMDSDEIITITQKILQLKRIQG, from the coding sequence ATGGCTGGCTTAATACCTGAGGAAACCATTGCCAAAGTTCGCGATAATGTTAATATCGTTAATGTGATTAGCCAGTATGTTTCTCTTGAAAAGAAAGGGAAAGATTATGTCGGTCTATGCCCTTTTCATGAAGAAAAAACGCCTTCTTTTACCGTTAATGAGGGAAAGCAATTTTTTAAGTGCTTTGGTTGTGGCAAAGGTGGCAATGTTTTTACCTTTTTAATGGAAAAGGAAAACCTGACTTTTCCTGAAAGTGTTCAAAAGGTAGCTGAGATTGCTCATATTGATGTTGGTGAGTTTACCAACAAAACACCAAAATATTCCAACATTTTAATTAAAATAAATGAGGAAGCAGCGGATTTTTATCATCGCGTTTTGTTGTCAACCAATGCAGGTAAACGGGGACTAGATTATGCCCATCAACGTGGACTGACTGAAGAAATTATAGATCATTTTCGGATTGGGTATGCACCAAAGCAAAATAATCTGCTCTTAACTTACCTTCGAGGACATGATTACCAAGATCAGGATTTAATTGCGAGTGGCTTATTTGTTCAGGCACAAAGTGGGGAACTATTCGACCGTTTTCGTGACCGCTTAATGTTTACCTTAACAAATGAGGGCGACTATGCAGTTGGTTTTTCTGGTAGAAGGCTATCTAATGATAAAACCGAAGCCAAGTACATGAATAGTCCGGAAACAAAGGTTTTTGAAAAATCAAACGTACTTTTTCATTTTGCTGAAGCCAAAAAAGCAGCAAGAACTGAAGGACATTTAGTATTATACGAAGGATACATGGATGTAATTGCTGCCTATCAAGCTGGTGTTAAATCAGGGATTGCTTCTATGGGGACAAGCCTAACCGAGCAGCAGGTTTACATGCTTAAGCGTATTACCAAAAACATTATCATCAATTACGATGGTGATGATCCTGGAGTTCATGCTGAAGAACGTGCTACTAAGCTATTTGAAAAAGCAGGTGGTTTTAATCTCGGGGTCGTCGTTCTTCCCGAAAAGTTGGATCCAGATGAGTATGTCAAAAAATACGGTGTAGAAAAATATCGTGACGAAATTAAAGGCGCTTTAACGCCAACCGATTTTTACTTAAAGCGGCTGGCTAAAAAATATAATTTGAGTAACGATCGCGAAAAATTATTATATTTAGACGAAGCGGTTCGAGAGATTGCACAATTATCTAATCCAGTTGAACAAGACCTCTATTTAGAAAAAATTGCACGGCAGCAACGAGTCTCGCTTGATTCTTTAAAAGTAAATTTGGTTAAATATCGCCGGCAGTTTAATGCCGCTCAGCAACATAAAGGTAATCAAAGTATGATAAGCGCTGAACAGGATGCGCCACCTGAAATAGCAGCTGATACTTCACCGGCTAATGATCCGGTACAAACGAGACTTTTATATTTATTTATTCATTCAGAACACGCTCGTGATTACTTACTGGAAAATAAGTTTTTATTTCCAGATCAAAATTACCAAAAATTAGCGGAATTATGGTTAAATTTTAGTGAAACCCAAGAAAAACCGACAGTGAATAGTTTTTTAAATTTTATTCCTAGTCAACTTCAAGGTATAATAGTAAATGCTGAAATGACAGACATGCCCCAGGATTTTTCTGATCGTGAACTTAGTGAACAAATTCATGCACTGCAAATGCGGCAAGTAAATGATCAGCTGCATGATTTGATGAATAATCTTCAGGATGCCAAGCGCAAAATGGACTCTGATGAAATTATTACAATCACACAAAAGATTTTACAATTAAAAAGAATCCAGGGTTAA